The nucleotide sequence AGGGGAACGATAATTCGCTACACGCCCCGGACGCCAGTGTTCCGTTCGGCCCCTTTTCCCGGTGCAGTGGACGAGAGCCGCGCCCGATCGTCACTCCGCATCCGCACGCGCGCGCGGCCGACATCTGCTGGACTGGACGCAAATCGTGACGCAGGTTAGCTTTCAGCGCTCCGGGCACGCTGTTCCTCTCCCGGCCTCCCCCGCTCTCCCTGAAGTGCCATGGCTCGCGAAAAGCCCTCGTACGTCATCACTCCCGATTCGTTCACGCTCAGCCCCGCCATCATGGGGCTGCCCCTGGCGCGCCCGTCGCGTCGCCTGGCGGCCATGCTGCTGGACCTGCTCCTGGTGGCCATCCTGGTGAACCTGGGCGGCGTCCTCCTGGCCGTGGCCGCCGCGTTCGTGGCGTTCCGCCTGGCGGCCCGCCTGGCGCCGAAGGGTGCGGGACGGCTGGCGGGGCTGGCGCGCGTGGGCATCCGCTCGTTCGGCGCGATCGTGCTGTTCGTCGTGGCGCTGAACCTGTGGGACGGCGTGGGCGACTGGTTCCGCGGCTGGGGCGACAACGTCACTGTGAGCACGGGTCCCGGCGCCGGGGCCCAGGCCGCGGTGAGCGCCCTTCGCATGGCGCCCGAGCTGATGCGCCTGCAGAACGCGTCGACAGAAGAAGAGGCGCGCCGCGTCGCGCCGCAGGTGGTTTCGGGGCTTCGCCAGGCCGGCCTGTCGGACGAGGATGCCGGCGAGGCGCTGCGGGAGATGGTGGAAGACGCGGAGCAGCCCTGGATGGGGGCCGTGGTGAACGACGCGCTCAAGTCCCGCGCCCCGGCGGACGTGGAAGCGCTGACGCTGCGGACGGACTCGCTGGCCAGCAGCTACGCGGCGGCGCTCGCCGCGGGCGACACGGGGCGCGCTGACAAAGTGGCACCCCTGCTGGCGGCGCGGCTGGCGAAGGACACGCTGGGCCGCATGGACGAGCGCATCGACGAGCTGGGGAACGAGCTGGCCCAGGCGCGGCGGGAATTGAAGGAGCACCAGAACGAGGGGCTGGTGTCGCGGCTCACGGGGTTTCTGGACGAGATGGGGATCGGGTTCGGCTGGACGGGCCTGTACTTCACCGCGTTCCTGGCGCTGTGGAAGGGGCAGACGCCGGGCAAGCGGCTGCTGGGACTGCGCGTGGTGCGCCTGAACGGCGAGCCGATGACGCTGTGGACGGGCTTCGAGCGCTTCGGCGGATACGCCGCCGGGCTGGTGACCGGCCTCCTGGGCTTCGCGCAGGTGTACTGGGACCGCAACCGCCAGATGATCCACGACAAGATCGTGGAGACGGTGGTGGTAAGGGAGAAGTAGCCCCGCAGGAACGCTTTCAAGGGCTTGGGTGTGGTTCGACCGGGTCCGGCGCATGCCTCGGGTGCCCTCTCCCCCGGCCCCTCTCCCGCAAGCGGGAGAGGGGAGAATTCGACCGCGCTTCGGCAGGTGCGGATGTCATCCCGACGGAGCGGCCACGCCGAACCGGCCTTGGCGACGTAGACCGCAGCGACCGAGGGATCCGCCCCACACTCCACGAAACGGCTGCCGGTCGTAGAATGAGCCGGGCCGCTGTTTTCCGGCGTGTAAACGCTGACGCGCG is from Longimicrobium sp. and encodes:
- a CDS encoding RDD family protein, with translation MAREKPSYVITPDSFTLSPAIMGLPLARPSRRLAAMLLDLLLVAILVNLGGVLLAVAAAFVAFRLAARLAPKGAGRLAGLARVGIRSFGAIVLFVVALNLWDGVGDWFRGWGDNVTVSTGPGAGAQAAVSALRMAPELMRLQNASTEEEARRVAPQVVSGLRQAGLSDEDAGEALREMVEDAEQPWMGAVVNDALKSRAPADVEALTLRTDSLASSYAAALAAGDTGRADKVAPLLAARLAKDTLGRMDERIDELGNELAQARRELKEHQNEGLVSRLTGFLDEMGIGFGWTGLYFTAFLALWKGQTPGKRLLGLRVVRLNGEPMTLWTGFERFGGYAAGLVTGLLGFAQVYWDRNRQMIHDKIVETVVVREK